In the Pseudomonas sp. ADAK2 genome, one interval contains:
- a CDS encoding AAA family ATPase — MSDIEPGTPNHAAQQRQRASQLAQAVRGELQKAVIGQNSVIDDVLTALIAGGHVLLEGVPGLGKTLLVRALARCFGGEFARIQFTPDLMPSDVTGHAVYDLQTEQFKLRKGPLFTNLLLADEINRAPAKTQAALLEAMQERQVTLEGRALPIAQPFMVLATQNPIEQEGTYPLPEAELDRFMLKVRMDYPDAEQELDMVRQVSRSTRADMLDVQPLRTVLQAKDVMALQRIASDLPLDEQVLDYAIRLSRATRTWPGLTLGAGPRASIALVRCARARALLRGGEFVIPDDIKGCALAVLRHRVRIAPELDIEGLDVDQVLQQLLDQVSAPRL; from the coding sequence ATGAGTGACATCGAGCCCGGCACACCCAACCACGCCGCCCAACAACGCCAGCGCGCCAGTCAACTGGCCCAGGCCGTGCGCGGCGAATTGCAGAAAGCCGTGATCGGCCAGAACAGCGTGATCGACGACGTGCTCACCGCGCTGATCGCCGGCGGCCACGTGCTGCTCGAAGGCGTACCGGGGCTGGGCAAGACCTTGCTGGTGCGCGCACTGGCGCGCTGCTTCGGCGGCGAGTTCGCACGCATACAGTTCACCCCGGACCTGATGCCCAGCGACGTCACCGGGCACGCGGTGTACGACCTGCAAACCGAGCAGTTCAAGCTGCGCAAAGGCCCGCTGTTCACCAACCTGCTGCTGGCCGACGAGATCAACCGCGCCCCGGCCAAGACCCAGGCCGCATTGCTAGAGGCCATGCAAGAACGCCAGGTCACCCTTGAAGGCCGGGCGCTGCCGATTGCGCAACCGTTCATGGTCCTCGCCACGCAAAACCCGATCGAACAGGAAGGCACGTATCCACTGCCGGAAGCCGAGCTGGATCGCTTCATGCTCAAGGTGCGCATGGACTACCCCGACGCCGAGCAAGAGCTGGACATGGTGCGCCAAGTCAGCCGCTCGACCCGGGCCGACATGCTCGACGTGCAGCCCTTGCGCACCGTGCTGCAAGCCAAGGACGTGATGGCGCTGCAACGGATTGCCAGCGATTTGCCCCTCGATGAACAGGTGCTCGACTACGCTATTCGCCTGTCCCGCGCCACCCGTACCTGGCCCGGTCTGACTCTGGGCGCAGGGCCGCGGGCATCCATCGCGCTGGTGCGTTGCGCCCGCGCCCGGGCGTTGCTGCGCGGTGGCGAATTCGTGATTCCGGATGACATCAAGGGCTGTGCCCTGGCGGTGCTGCGCCATCGGGTGCGGATTGCCCCGGAACTGGATATCGAAGGGCTGGATGTCGATCAGGTGTTACAGCAATTGCTCGATCAAGTGTCGGCGCCGCGCCTGTGA
- a CDS encoding stage II sporulation protein M, translated as MKQSLFESRHKAEWEQFALVLDRLERGKDASRIASFPKDYRRLCHHLALARERGYSSFLVDVLQHQVLRGHQQFYRHRSRLGANALAFILAGFPQLVRQQWRFVLAAGLMFFGSLIGMGVLVYLFPDLIYNLIPADQVSEMQSMYDPVAGHLGRSAERASSEDWVMFGYYIMHNIGIAFQTFASGLLFGLGSAFFLVFNGLMIGAVAGHLTHIGYGQTFWPFVIGHGAFELSGIVLSGAAGLQLGWALIAPGRLPRAEALRLAARQSVLLICGVMLFLLLAAFVEAYWSSMTAPTPMTKYLVGAALWLGVALYLLLAGRTRHAPE; from the coding sequence ATGAAGCAAAGCCTTTTCGAAAGTCGCCACAAGGCCGAATGGGAACAGTTCGCCCTGGTCCTCGACCGGTTGGAACGAGGCAAGGATGCCTCACGCATCGCCAGTTTCCCCAAAGACTATCGCCGGCTCTGTCATCACCTGGCCCTGGCCCGGGAGCGTGGCTACAGCAGTTTCCTGGTGGACGTGTTGCAGCATCAGGTGCTGCGTGGCCATCAACAGTTTTATCGGCATCGCAGTCGGCTCGGGGCCAACGCGCTGGCGTTCATCCTCGCCGGCTTCCCGCAACTGGTGCGTCAGCAGTGGCGGTTTGTGCTCGCCGCCGGCCTGATGTTTTTCGGCAGCCTGATCGGCATGGGCGTGCTGGTGTACCTGTTCCCGGACCTGATCTACAACCTGATCCCGGCCGACCAGGTCAGCGAGATGCAAAGCATGTACGACCCGGTCGCCGGGCACCTCGGCCGTTCGGCGGAACGGGCGTCCAGCGAAGACTGGGTGATGTTCGGCTACTACATCATGCACAACATCGGCATCGCCTTTCAGACCTTCGCCAGCGGCTTGTTGTTTGGCTTGGGCAGTGCGTTTTTCCTGGTCTTCAACGGTTTGATGATCGGTGCGGTGGCCGGGCACCTGACCCACATCGGCTATGGGCAAACCTTCTGGCCCTTCGTGATCGGCCATGGTGCTTTCGAATTGAGCGGCATCGTCCTGTCCGGCGCCGCCGGCCTGCAATTGGGCTGGGCCCTGATCGCACCGGGACGCCTGCCCCGGGCCGAAGCCTTGCGCCTGGCCGCGCGCCAAAGCGTGTTGCTGATTTGCGGGGTCATGCTGTTTCTGCTGCTGGCGGCGTTTGTCGAAGCCTACTGGTCGTCCATGACCGCGCCCACGCCGATGACCAAATACCTGGTCGGCGCCGCGCTGTGGTTAGGGGTGGCGCTGTATTTGCTGTTGGCCGGACGGACTCGCCATGCGCCTGAGTGA
- a CDS encoding lysylphosphatidylglycerol synthase transmembrane domain-containing protein, translated as MSRGILLFLALLAAVLIPLVLGGNETWSRLQSFPLSGLLIMFGMILLCWVVNTMRLRLLLGDQRDKVSRLKSLGVVMAAEFAYCATPGGSGGPLTIMALLARNGVRPARGSAVFAMDQLSDLLFFLCALSGILIYALFQHLSQRMEWLLMVSAVSLFGGLVSCVVVARYHRLLIRLGGRLLARLNVKTTTRLRWARKLLHFLAAFTDTLKLPVQTLAKVFALTCVHWLLRYSVLYLALRGLGADLQWAWSFLIQMLSLGAGQFSLLPGGAGAAELTSAALLAPMVGKSTAAAAILIWRAVTYYFYLVVGGPVFLLMLGRPLLKKLMKFKQA; from the coding sequence ATGAGTCGGGGGATTCTGCTGTTTCTCGCCCTGCTGGCGGCGGTGCTGATTCCGTTGGTGCTGGGCGGCAACGAAACCTGGTCGCGCCTGCAAAGCTTTCCGCTGAGCGGGCTGCTGATCATGTTCGGCATGATTTTGCTGTGCTGGGTGGTCAATACCATGCGCTTGCGCCTGTTGCTGGGCGATCAGCGGGATAAGGTCAGCCGCCTCAAAAGCCTCGGCGTGGTGATGGCCGCCGAGTTTGCCTACTGCGCCACGCCCGGCGGCAGTGGCGGACCGCTGACCATCATGGCCCTGCTGGCGCGTAACGGCGTGCGCCCGGCCAGGGGCAGCGCGGTGTTTGCCATGGACCAGTTGAGCGATCTGCTGTTTTTCCTCTGTGCCCTGAGCGGGATTCTGATTTACGCGCTGTTCCAGCACCTGAGCCAGCGCATGGAGTGGCTGCTGATGGTCAGCGCCGTCTCGCTGTTTGGCGGGCTGGTCAGCTGCGTGGTAGTGGCTCGCTACCACCGACTGCTGATCCGACTGGGCGGCCGGTTGCTGGCGCGCCTGAATGTCAAAACCACCACTCGCCTGCGCTGGGCACGCAAACTCCTGCATTTCCTGGCGGCGTTCACTGACACGTTGAAGTTACCCGTTCAGACACTGGCCAAGGTGTTTGCCTTGACCTGCGTGCATTGGCTGCTGCGCTATAGCGTGCTGTACCTGGCGTTACGCGGGCTCGGGGCGGACTTGCAATGGGCGTGGAGCTTTCTGATCCAGATGCTCTCGTTGGGTGCGGGGCAATTCAGCCTGTTGCCGGGTGGAGCCGGCGCGGCGGAATTGACGTCGGCGGCATTGTTGGCGCCGATGGTGGGGAAATCCACCGCAGCGGCGGCGATCCTGATCTGGCGGGCAGTGACGTATTACTTTTACCTGGTGGTCGGCGGGCCGGTGTTCTTGCTGATGCTGGGGCGGCCGCTGCTCAAGAAGTTGATGAAGTTCAAGCAGGCTTAG
- a CDS encoding DUF58 domain-containing protein, translated as MKPSRLLLIWLSVLLGLGLLLGALRALEIAMPQNLQSISWGLLLALLALAILDAIRLKRLPSPRLKRQMPGSLALGRWGEVQLAIEHDFTQPLNVQMFDHAPEGLVFEHLPQSVELQPGQHSQITYRLRPLQRGHFHFQHCEINLPSPFGLWSDKRVLSVNDSTRVYPDFARLYGGELLAVDNWLSQLGVRQRQRRGQGLEFHQLREYREGDSLRQIDWKATARQRTPITREYQDERDQQIIFMLDCGRRMRSQDGELSHFDHALNACLLLSYVALRQGDSVGLCTFAGETPLYLAPVKGAGQLKAVLNAVYTLNTTQRPADYQAAVSQLLARQKRRSLVVMVTNLRDEDDQELLNAVQRLSQQHRVLVASLREEVLDQLRQTPVQTLPDALLYCGTLDYLNARAELHEQLNAHGVPLLEALPQELGNGLVTRYLSWKKAGAL; from the coding sequence GTGAAACCGTCGCGCCTGCTGCTGATCTGGCTCTCGGTGCTGCTCGGTCTCGGCCTCCTGCTGGGCGCCTTGCGCGCGCTGGAAATTGCGATGCCGCAAAACCTGCAATCGATCAGTTGGGGGCTGCTGCTGGCGCTTCTGGCCTTGGCCATTCTCGACGCTATCCGCCTCAAACGCCTGCCCTCGCCGCGCCTGAAACGGCAGATGCCCGGCAGCCTGGCCCTGGGACGTTGGGGTGAGGTGCAACTGGCGATCGAGCATGACTTTACCCAACCCTTGAACGTGCAGATGTTCGATCATGCGCCCGAAGGCCTGGTCTTCGAACACTTGCCGCAATCAGTTGAATTGCAGCCCGGTCAACATAGCCAGATCACCTATCGCCTGCGCCCGCTGCAACGTGGCCATTTCCATTTCCAACACTGTGAAATCAACCTGCCCAGCCCGTTTGGCCTGTGGTCCGACAAACGCGTGTTGAGCGTGAACGACAGCACCCGCGTCTACCCGGACTTCGCCCGCCTCTATGGCGGCGAGTTGCTGGCGGTGGACAACTGGCTCAGCCAGCTCGGCGTACGGCAACGCCAACGGCGGGGCCAGGGGCTGGAATTTCATCAACTGCGCGAGTACCGCGAAGGCGACAGCCTGCGCCAGATCGACTGGAAAGCCACGGCCCGCCAGCGCACGCCGATTACCCGGGAATATCAGGACGAACGCGATCAGCAAATCATCTTCATGCTCGACTGCGGCCGGCGGATGCGCAGCCAGGACGGCGAACTCAGCCATTTCGACCACGCCCTGAATGCCTGCCTGTTGCTCAGCTATGTCGCGTTGCGCCAGGGCGACTCGGTGGGGTTGTGCACCTTTGCCGGCGAGACGCCGCTCTACCTCGCCCCGGTCAAAGGTGCGGGCCAGCTCAAGGCCGTGCTCAACGCCGTCTACACGCTCAACACCACCCAACGTCCCGCCGATTACCAGGCCGCCGTCAGCCAATTACTGGCCCGGCAGAAACGTCGTTCGCTGGTGGTCATGGTCACTAACCTGCGGGATGAGGACGACCAAGAGTTGCTCAACGCCGTGCAACGCCTGAGTCAGCAACACCGGGTGCTGGTCGCCAGCCTGCGCGAAGAAGTCCTCGATCAATTGCGCCAAACACCCGTGCAAACACTGCCCGATGCGTTGCTGTATTGCGGCACGCTGGATTACCTCAATGCCCGAGCCGAACTCCATGAACAACTGAACGCCCATGGCGTGCCGCTGCTCGAAGCGCTGCCCCAGGAGCTCGGTAACGGCTTGGTGACCCGTTACCTGAGCTGGAAGAAGGCCGGGGCGCTCTAG
- a CDS encoding RDD family protein, which produces MLETAALPRKATLSPPLDTRYQVETPEGIDLPLRPAGLMVRALAFSIDLGLRGLILGVLFIVLAFLGQLGAGLGSILLFGVSWWYMVLFEVLNQGRSPGKQWMGLRVVQDDGTPIGWSASLLRNLLRFVDLLPFGYFLGAISCLQHPSFKRLGDLAAGTLVIYSEKPLTRPELPEAQPRRPAFALTLTEQRAILGFAERQGELSAARVNELASILAQPLQVPPPQAVAELNGIARGLLGST; this is translated from the coding sequence ATGCTCGAGACCGCAGCACTGCCAAGGAAAGCGACGCTGTCCCCGCCACTGGACACGCGGTATCAAGTCGAAACGCCCGAAGGCATCGACTTGCCACTGCGCCCGGCCGGGTTGATGGTCCGTGCGCTCGCGTTCTCTATCGACCTCGGCCTGCGCGGGTTGATCCTCGGCGTGCTGTTCATCGTCCTGGCATTTCTCGGCCAGCTCGGCGCCGGGCTGGGTTCGATCCTGCTGTTCGGGGTCAGTTGGTGGTACATGGTGCTGTTCGAGGTGCTCAACCAGGGGCGGTCACCGGGTAAGCAATGGATGGGGCTGCGCGTGGTGCAGGACGATGGCACGCCAATCGGCTGGTCGGCCTCGTTGCTGCGCAACCTGCTGCGTTTTGTCGACCTGTTGCCGTTTGGCTACTTCCTCGGGGCCATCAGTTGCCTGCAACACCCGAGCTTCAAGCGCCTGGGCGATCTCGCCGCCGGTACGCTGGTGATTTACAGCGAAAAACCGCTCACCCGCCCCGAATTACCCGAAGCCCAACCCCGGCGCCCGGCGTTTGCCCTGACGCTGACTGAGCAGCGCGCCATCCTCGGTTTTGCCGAACGCCAGGGTGAACTCTCCGCCGCCCGGGTCAATGAACTGGCGAGCATCCTTGCTCAACCGTTGCAGGTTCCGCCGCCGCAGGCCGTGGCCGAACTCAATGGCATCGCCCGCGGCTTGTTGGGCTCCACATGA
- a CDS encoding DUF4350 domain-containing protein — MSRRGWLVLGAVFAVLFGALCLYLYLKATPYQEIVDHGASPEARANPYLAAEQFLRKQGIAVNHANSLDVLPGIDPRQHSLLLFGDRSNMTPRQIDQVLNWTRAGGRLVFVAESLWDEKTKQSNDLLLDRVQVHQSLSKDLKDPPPDPTDDPYPNLTKLYLEDEDAPAYASFDTAFHLEDPKNLAQAWANSGKATHMMQLSHGLGSITVVTDADVWKAPAIEQYDNAWLLWYLSADTSVTLLYNTDHDSLLTLLLRYFPQALVALVALIALGGWHVGVRHGPLLQPAPRARRQLQEHLRASADFMLRRNGQVHLLQALQHDILRRARRRHPGFEHLAVAEQWLVLSRLTRQPTRAISQALSPRPKQRLSSAEFSRQVAHLQTLRNAL; from the coding sequence TTGAGCCGGCGTGGGTGGCTGGTGCTCGGCGCGGTGTTTGCCGTGTTGTTCGGCGCGTTGTGCCTTTATCTGTACCTGAAAGCCACGCCTTATCAGGAGATCGTCGATCACGGTGCCTCCCCCGAGGCTCGGGCCAATCCCTATCTGGCGGCGGAGCAGTTCCTGCGCAAACAGGGCATAGCTGTGAACCACGCCAACAGCCTCGACGTGCTGCCCGGCATTGACCCGCGCCAACACAGCCTGTTGCTGTTCGGCGACCGCTCGAACATGACCCCGCGCCAGATCGATCAAGTGTTGAACTGGACCCGCGCCGGCGGACGCCTGGTATTCGTCGCTGAATCGCTGTGGGACGAAAAGACCAAACAGAGTAATGACCTGCTGCTCGACCGCGTGCAGGTGCATCAGTCCTTGAGCAAAGACCTCAAGGACCCGCCGCCCGATCCGACCGACGATCCGTATCCGAACCTGACCAAGCTCTACCTCGAAGACGAGGACGCCCCGGCTTACGCCAGCTTCGATACTGCGTTCCATCTCGAAGACCCGAAAAATCTCGCCCAGGCCTGGGCCAACAGCGGCAAGGCCACGCACATGATGCAACTGAGCCATGGGCTCGGCTCGATCACCGTGGTCACCGATGCCGACGTGTGGAAAGCCCCGGCCATCGAGCAGTACGACAATGCCTGGCTACTGTGGTACCTGAGCGCCGACACCAGCGTGACCTTGCTGTACAACACCGATCACGACTCGCTGCTGACCTTGCTGCTGCGCTATTTCCCCCAGGCGCTGGTCGCACTCGTCGCCCTGATCGCCCTCGGTGGCTGGCACGTCGGCGTGCGTCACGGTCCACTGCTGCAACCGGCGCCAAGGGCGCGCCGACAGCTTCAGGAACACTTGCGTGCCAGCGCCGATTTCATGCTGCGCCGCAACGGCCAGGTCCACCTGTTGCAGGCCTTGCAGCACGACATCCTGCGCCGCGCCCGGCGCCGTCATCCCGGTTTCGAACACTTGGCGGTTGCCGAACAATGGCTCGTATTGTCGCGCCTGACCCGGCAACCCACCCGCGCCATCAGCCAGGCCCTGAGCCCGCGCCCGAAACAGCGGCTGTCCAGCGCTGAATTCAGCCGTCAGGTCGCCCACCTGCAAACCTTGAGGAATGCCCTATGA
- the mvaT gene encoding histone-like nucleoid-structuring protein MvaT translates to MSLINEYRATEEAIKELQARLKNLSQDDKLQTELEFEGKLRTLMGEYSKSLRDIIALLDPESKTKAPRGGAVKTTGTKRARKVKQYKNPHNGEVIETKGGNHKTLKEWKAKWGGDVVEGWATLLG, encoded by the coding sequence ATGTCCTTGATCAACGAATACCGCGCCACCGAAGAAGCTATCAAAGAGCTGCAAGCCCGTTTGAAGAATCTGTCCCAAGACGACAAACTGCAAACCGAGCTGGAATTCGAAGGCAAACTGCGCACCCTGATGGGCGAGTACTCCAAATCCCTGCGTGACATCATCGCGCTGCTGGATCCAGAGTCCAAAACCAAAGCACCACGCGGCGGCGCAGTAAAAACTACTGGCACCAAGCGTGCTCGCAAAGTTAAACAATACAAAAACCCGCACAACGGCGAAGTCATCGAAACCAAAGGTGGCAACCACAAGACTCTGAAAGAGTGGAAAGCCAAGTGGGGCGGTGATGTGGTTGAAGGCTGGGCTACCCTGCTGGGCTAA
- the purU gene encoding formyltetrahydrofolate deformylase, whose amino-acid sequence MRTFRLVIACPDRVGIVAKVSNFLASHNGWITEASHHSDNLSGWFFMRHEIRADSLPFGIEAFREAFAPIAEEFSMNWRITDTAQKKRVVLMASRESHCLADLLHRWHSDELDCEISCVISNHDDLRSMVEWHGIPYYHVPVNPQDKEPAFAEVSRLVKLHDAEVVVLARYMQILPPALCSEYAHKVINIHHSFLPSFVGAKPYHQASLRGVKLIGATCHYVTEELDAGPIIEQDVVRVSHSDSIEDMVRFGRDVEKMVLARGLRYHLEDRVLVHGNKTVVF is encoded by the coding sequence ATGCGCACTTTTCGGCTGGTGATTGCTTGCCCGGACCGCGTCGGTATCGTTGCTAAAGTCAGTAACTTTCTGGCGTCACATAACGGCTGGATCACTGAAGCGAGCCATCACTCGGATAATCTCAGTGGCTGGTTCTTCATGCGTCACGAAATTCGTGCCGATTCGCTGCCTTTTGGTATTGAAGCTTTCCGCGAAGCCTTTGCGCCGATCGCCGAAGAGTTCTCGATGAACTGGCGTATTACCGATACCGCGCAGAAAAAACGCGTGGTACTGATGGCCAGCCGTGAGTCTCATTGCCTGGCGGACTTGCTGCACCGCTGGCACAGCGATGAACTGGACTGCGAAATTTCCTGCGTGATTTCCAACCATGACGACTTGCGCAGCATGGTCGAGTGGCACGGCATTCCGTACTACCACGTGCCGGTCAACCCGCAGGACAAAGAGCCAGCGTTTGCCGAAGTCTCGCGCCTGGTCAAACTGCACGATGCCGAAGTGGTGGTACTGGCCCGTTACATGCAGATTCTGCCGCCGGCGTTGTGCAGCGAATATGCCCACAAGGTCATCAACATTCACCACAGCTTCCTGCCGTCGTTCGTCGGGGCCAAGCCGTATCACCAGGCGTCCCTGCGTGGCGTGAAGTTGATCGGTGCCACGTGCCACTACGTCACCGAAGAGCTGGACGCCGGTCCGATCATCGAGCAGGACGTGGTGCGTGTCAGCCACAGCGACAGCATCGAAGACATGGTGCGCTTCGGCCGCGACGTCGAGAAGATGGTGTTGGCCCGTGGCCTGCGTTATCACCTGGAAGACCGGGTGCTGGTACACGGCAACAAAACCGTCGTGTTCTAA
- a CDS encoding DUF4129 domain-containing protein, whose translation MRLSDATVVIRPRNTWEAMDLGVQLSQRHRRLLMTSWAIVTLPIFALISLLLWDSPSLAVVIFWWLKPAFDRLPLFILSKTLFGETPTLKEALRQWPRLLKPQLLASLTWRRLSLSRSFLMPVVQLEGLGGTARQQRLHVLLQRNAGAAQWLTIIGAHLESALWIGLVVLFYLLVPQQVELDWSWQTLIDAANQDWLWLAHLTNSFYALVLVVWEPVYVACGFSLYLNRRTVLEAWDIELVFRRMRQRLSSAAAVLLLAVVVLMPSAQSVWAAEPVISPDTPRLLDQPLTSQASRDSIKAILDQPPFKNKETVTRYRFGEDKPATQTADDGNTPEWLKGLARMLDNPRFGALANLMEVLLWGVLAAGLGVLIWRYREWLQAFVSRRPALRRKVDHPMPKQLFGLDVHQETLPADVATSAETLWQTHPREALGLLYRALLSRLLHDFNLPLKDADTEGQVLERVGQLQQPALLAFSQTLTRHWQNMAYGHRLPPEQLQQELCDGWRALFNPGAAR comes from the coding sequence ATGCGCCTGAGTGACGCCACCGTGGTGATTCGCCCGCGCAATACCTGGGAAGCCATGGACCTGGGCGTGCAGCTGAGTCAGCGACACCGCCGGTTGTTGATGACCAGTTGGGCCATCGTCACCTTGCCGATTTTCGCCCTGATCAGCCTGCTGCTATGGGATTCGCCGTCGCTGGCGGTGGTTATTTTCTGGTGGCTCAAACCGGCGTTCGATCGCCTGCCGTTGTTCATCCTGTCGAAAACCCTGTTCGGTGAAACGCCCACGCTCAAAGAGGCGTTGCGCCAATGGCCGCGACTGCTCAAGCCGCAATTATTGGCCAGCCTGACCTGGCGCCGCCTGAGCCTGAGCCGCAGCTTCCTCATGCCAGTGGTGCAACTCGAAGGCCTGGGCGGTACGGCACGCCAACAACGCTTGCACGTCCTGTTGCAACGCAACGCCGGTGCCGCGCAGTGGCTGACGATCATCGGCGCGCACCTGGAAAGCGCCCTGTGGATCGGCTTGGTGGTGCTGTTCTACCTGCTGGTGCCGCAACAGGTCGAGCTGGACTGGAGCTGGCAAACGCTGATCGACGCAGCCAATCAGGATTGGCTATGGCTGGCGCACCTGACCAACTCCTTTTACGCCCTGGTGCTGGTGGTCTGGGAACCGGTTTATGTGGCGTGCGGTTTCAGCTTGTACCTGAATCGACGCACGGTGCTGGAGGCCTGGGACATCGAACTGGTGTTCCGTCGAATGCGCCAGCGCCTGAGTAGCGCGGCAGCCGTCCTGCTGTTGGCGGTGGTTGTGCTGATGCCGAGCGCGCAAAGCGTCTGGGCCGCCGAGCCGGTCATTTCACCGGACACGCCGCGCTTGCTGGACCAGCCCCTGACCAGCCAGGCGTCCCGGGACAGCATCAAGGCGATTCTCGATCAGCCGCCGTTCAAGAATAAGGAAACCGTCACCCGTTATCGCTTTGGCGAGGACAAACCCGCCACCCAGACCGCGGACGATGGCAACACCCCGGAATGGCTGAAGGGGTTGGCGAGGATGCTCGACAATCCGCGTTTCGGTGCATTGGCCAATTTGATGGAAGTGCTGTTGTGGGGCGTGCTGGCGGCTGGACTGGGCGTGTTGATCTGGCGCTATCGCGAGTGGTTGCAGGCGTTTGTCAGCCGCCGGCCGGCCCTGCGCCGCAAGGTTGATCACCCTATGCCCAAGCAACTGTTCGGGCTGGACGTGCATCAGGAAACCCTACCCGCCGACGTCGCAACCAGTGCCGAAACCCTCTGGCAAACCCATCCTCGCGAAGCCCTCGGTTTACTCTACCGCGCCCTGCTCAGCCGCTTGCTGCACGACTTCAACTTGCCCTTGAAAGACGCCGACACCGAAGGCCAGGTATTGGAACGGGTCGGGCAACTGCAACAACCGGCCTTGCTGGCGTTCAGTCAAACCCTGACCCGGCACTGGCAGAACATGGCCTACGGGCATCGCTTGCCGCCGGAGCAGCTGCAACAGGAACTCTGCGACGGCTGGCGCGCACTGTTCAATCCGGGAGCCGCCCGTTGA
- the sbcB gene encoding exodeoxyribonuclease I, with amino-acid sequence MTSIFWYDYETTGINPRCDRPLQVAGIRTDFELNEIDAPVNLYCQPSDDILPHPAACAITGITPSRLAEQGLSEADFMTRVHAQLAAPGTCGAGYNTLRFDDEMTRYSLYRNFFDPYAREWQGGNSRWDLIDVVRAAYALRPDGLVWPTDDEGRVTLKLDRLTVANNIDHGNAHEALSDVRATIALARLIREKQPKLYDWLFQLRSKQKVMDQVRLMQPMVHISGRFSAARSYIGVVLPLAWHPRNKNALIVCDLHLDPQGLLDLDAETLRQRLYTRRDELVEGELPVPLKLIHINKCPVVAPLSVLRPEDQQRLGLDMALYQARALRLSDAQQVWRDKVMAIYASEAFAASQDPEQQLYDGFIGDRDRRLCEQVRAADPAQLAQQQWPFDDERLPELLFRYRARNFPDTLNFEEQERWRMFCQQRLSAAEWGAPNTLESFAQAAAQLANSATSFQQEVLNEWQHYVQGLRKRLSL; translated from the coding sequence GTGACCTCCATCTTCTGGTACGACTATGAAACCACTGGCATCAATCCCCGTTGCGACCGGCCGTTGCAAGTGGCGGGGATTCGCACCGATTTCGAACTCAATGAAATAGACGCGCCGGTCAATCTGTATTGCCAGCCCAGTGACGACATCCTGCCGCACCCGGCCGCCTGCGCGATCACCGGCATCACCCCCAGTCGTCTGGCCGAGCAAGGCTTGAGCGAAGCCGACTTCATGACCCGGGTGCATGCCCAGCTCGCGGCCCCCGGTACCTGCGGGGCGGGTTACAACACCTTGCGTTTCGACGACGAGATGACCCGCTACAGCCTCTATCGAAACTTTTTCGACCCGTATGCGCGGGAGTGGCAAGGCGGCAACAGTCGTTGGGACCTGATCGATGTAGTGCGCGCAGCGTATGCCTTGCGCCCCGATGGCCTGGTCTGGCCCACGGATGACGAAGGGCGGGTGACGCTCAAGCTCGACCGCCTGACGGTCGCCAATAACATCGACCACGGCAATGCCCACGAAGCCTTGTCGGATGTGCGCGCGACCATCGCCCTGGCTCGTTTGATTCGCGAGAAACAACCGAAGTTGTATGACTGGCTGTTCCAGTTGCGCAGCAAACAAAAGGTCATGGATCAGGTTCGACTGATGCAGCCGATGGTGCACATCTCCGGGCGGTTTTCGGCGGCGCGCAGTTATATCGGCGTGGTACTGCCCCTGGCCTGGCATCCACGTAACAAGAACGCGCTGATTGTCTGTGACTTGCACCTCGACCCTCAGGGTTTACTGGATCTGGATGCCGAAACGCTGCGCCAGCGGTTGTATACCCGCCGCGATGAGTTGGTCGAAGGCGAACTGCCGGTGCCGCTCAAACTCATTCACATCAATAAATGCCCGGTGGTGGCGCCGCTGTCGGTACTGCGTCCTGAAGATCAGCAACGCCTGGGGCTGGATATGGCGCTATATCAGGCGCGGGCGCTGCGGCTAAGTGACGCACAACAAGTTTGGCGAGATAAAGTCATGGCGATTTATGCCAGCGAAGCTTTTGCTGCCAGTCAGGATCCGGAGCAACAGTTATACGACGGCTTTATCGGCGATCGGGATCGGCGTCTATGTGAGCAAGTCCGGGCCGCAGACCCGGCGCAATTAGCGCAACAACAATGGCCGTTCGATGATGAACGTTTACCTGAATTATTGTTTCGATACCGCGCACGCAACTTCCCGGACACGTTGAATTTCGAAGAGCAAGAACGCTGGCGGATGTTTTGTCAGCAACGTTTGTCCGCTGCGGAATGGGGCGCGCCAAATACCCTCGAATCTTTTGCGCAAGCGGCGGCACAATTGGCGAATAGCGCTACATCGTTTCAGCAAGAGGTGCTGAATGAATGGCAGCATTATGTCCAGGGATTACGCAAACGTTTGAGTCTTTGA